The Calditerrivibrio nitroreducens DSM 19672 genome window below encodes:
- a CDS encoding uracil-DNA glycosylase, with protein MIKKENFFKDILGIDYFYYDHIIGNDFTDKSIPSPSLNLQNSSKFEQMQKIIEEVSSCFKCILGKTRLNVVPGEGNLDAEIMFIGEGPGEDEDRQGRPFVGRAGQLLTKMIEAMGYKREEVYIANIVKCRPPNNRAPFDEEAFACIGYVKKQIEIVNPKVIVTLGSTATRYLLNTDKKISTIRGEFQEYNGIKVMPTFHPSYLLRNQSMKKPAWEDLKKVIAFLKK; from the coding sequence ATGATAAAAAAAGAGAATTTTTTCAAGGATATATTAGGTATAGATTATTTTTATTATGATCATATAATCGGTAATGACTTCACAGATAAATCGATACCTAGTCCTTCACTAAATCTTCAAAACAGCTCTAAGTTTGAGCAGATGCAAAAGATAATTGAAGAAGTATCATCCTGTTTTAAGTGTATTTTAGGAAAAACAAGATTAAACGTAGTACCAGGAGAAGGAAATCTGGACGCAGAAATCATGTTTATTGGGGAAGGTCCAGGTGAAGATGAAGATAGGCAGGGAAGACCTTTTGTAGGCAGAGCAGGGCAGCTTCTTACAAAAATGATAGAAGCAATGGGTTACAAAAGGGAAGAGGTATACATCGCCAATATAGTAAAATGTCGTCCACCAAACAATAGGGCACCTTTTGATGAAGAGGCATTTGCTTGCATTGGATATGTAAAAAAACAGATAGAAATTGTAAATCCAAAAGTAATTGTTACACTTGGTAGCACAGCCACAAGATATTTACTTAATACTGATAAAAAAATCAGCACTATCAGAGGGGAATTCCAGGAGTACAATGGTATAAAAGTAATGCCTACCTTTCATCCATCTTATTTACTTAGAAACCAGTCCATGAAAAAACCAGCCTGGGAAGACTTAAAAAAAGTAATAGCATTTTTAAAAAAATAG
- a CDS encoding dihydroorotate dehydrogenase electron transfer subunit — translation MIGTVVENIKLNDKYYYMIINNKEFVEKAKVGQFLMVQSKEYDYINDPILRRPFGICDVDYDSGDFSILYMIVGKGTMLLSTFKKGSKIEFSPPLGNSFTIQSKKNVALVGGGIGIAPLYFLAKTLKDNNCKITLYFGGQSEIDIVFLDKFEKVVDEIVVTTNDGSKGMKGLVTDPFIKNIDHYDYVYTCGPKKMLEAVSRICIDSGRAVEVSLDERMACGLGACLGCIVYVKDDDGNEIQKRCCVEGPIFDGSKVIWESVCRG, via the coding sequence ATGATTGGAACCGTAGTTGAAAATATAAAGTTAAATGATAAATATTATTATATGATAATAAATAATAAAGAGTTTGTTGAAAAGGCTAAAGTAGGGCAGTTTTTGATGGTGCAGTCGAAAGAATATGACTATATTAATGATCCCATATTGAGAAGACCTTTTGGAATATGTGATGTAGATTACGATTCAGGGGATTTTAGTATTTTATATATGATTGTTGGTAAAGGAACAATGCTACTTTCTACATTCAAAAAAGGTTCGAAAATTGAGTTTTCTCCACCTCTGGGCAATAGTTTTACAATTCAAAGCAAAAAAAATGTTGCACTTGTGGGTGGTGGGATAGGTATTGCACCGTTGTATTTTCTTGCTAAGACATTAAAAGATAATAACTGCAAAATAACCCTTTACTTTGGTGGGCAATCAGAAATCGACATTGTTTTTCTTGATAAATTTGAAAAGGTTGTGGATGAAATTGTTGTAACCACCAATGATGGATCTAAAGGTATGAAAGGTCTTGTCACAGATCCGTTTATAAAAAATATAGATCATTATGATTATGTATATACTTGTGGGCCTAAAAAGATGTTAGAAGCAGTATCAAGGATATGTATAGACTCAGGTAGGGCTGTGGAAGTATCTCTTGATGAAAGAATGGCTTGTGGTCTTGGTGCCTGTCTTGGATGTATAGTATATGTAAAGGATGATGATGGGAATGAGATCCAAAAAAGATGTTGTGTGGAAGGACCGATATTTGATGGTTCAAAAGTAATTTGGGAATCAGTTTGTAGAGGTTGA
- a CDS encoding dihydroorotate dehydrogenase, whose protein sequence is MSESLKINLCGVEFKNPIITASGTFGYGLEYANHIDLNKLGGISVKGISLKEVKGNPMPRIMETSAGMLNAIGLQNVGVERFIKEKLPALRKYDTKIIVNFWGKMLEEYIEVARVLDEEDVDMLEMNISCPNIKEGGIAFGTDPKMTYEVVYNCKKVMKNKPLVVKLSPNVTNIKVFGKVAEEAGADAISAINTLLGMAININTRKPFLSNITGGLSGPAIKPVAIRMVYELYKTIKIPIIGIGGIMSYRDVIEFYLAGASAVQVGTANFVDPEIPIKIIDELNNYLKCNNIRNISELTGKVEI, encoded by the coding sequence ATGAGTGAAAGTTTAAAGATAAATTTGTGTGGAGTGGAATTTAAAAATCCAATCATTACTGCAAGTGGCACATTTGGTTATGGCCTTGAATACGCCAACCATATTGATTTGAACAAGTTGGGTGGAATATCTGTAAAAGGGATATCTCTAAAAGAGGTCAAAGGTAATCCTATGCCGAGGATTATGGAAACTTCGGCAGGTATGTTGAATGCTATTGGTCTTCAAAATGTTGGTGTTGAGAGGTTTATTAAAGAAAAATTACCTGCATTAAGAAAGTATGATACAAAAATAATTGTGAATTTCTGGGGGAAGATGCTTGAGGAGTATATTGAAGTGGCCAGGGTATTGGATGAGGAAGATGTTGATATGCTTGAGATGAACATCTCATGCCCCAATATAAAAGAGGGTGGTATAGCTTTTGGTACTGATCCTAAAATGACATATGAAGTAGTTTATAATTGCAAAAAAGTAATGAAGAATAAACCGCTTGTAGTAAAACTTTCCCCAAATGTTACAAACATAAAAGTATTCGGTAAAGTTGCGGAAGAGGCTGGGGCCGATGCAATCTCCGCCATCAATACATTGCTTGGCATGGCAATCAATATTAACACAAGAAAGCCATTTTTATCTAATATAACGGGAGGTTTGAGTGGCCCTGCCATAAAACCTGTAGCCATCAGAATGGTTTATGAGTTGTACAAAACTATAAAGATACCTATAATAGGAATAGGTGGTATAATGAGTTATAGAGATGTGATCGAGTTTTATTTAGCTGGTGCATCTGCAGTGCAGGTTGGTACGGCAAATTTTGTCGATCCTGAGATACCTATAAAAATAATTGATGAACTGAATAATTACTTAAAATGTAACAATATTAGAAATATATCAGAATTAACTGGAAAGGTTGAGATTTAA
- a CDS encoding slipin family protein codes for MFPVFLFVLVLIIITLTNIFKILKEYERGVIFRLGRYVDVRGPGLTLLLPYIEKMVKVNLRTVVMDVPPQDVITKDNISIKVNAVVYFRVINPSKAVLEVEDYYYATSQISQTTLRSVAGQFELDEILSHRDKINQELQNVIDKQTDPWGIKVSSVEIKHIDLPIEMQRAMARQAEAERERRAKIIHADGELQSSEKLSQASKIMAENPLTIQLRYLQTLTEIASEKNSTIVFPLPIELLRAFGLKVEKEQ; via the coding sequence ATGTTTCCAGTATTTTTGTTTGTTCTGGTTTTAATTATTATAACCCTTACAAATATTTTTAAAATTTTAAAAGAGTATGAAAGGGGTGTCATCTTTAGACTTGGAAGGTATGTGGATGTAAGAGGACCTGGGCTAACACTCCTTCTCCCCTATATTGAGAAGATGGTAAAGGTAAATCTAAGAACAGTGGTTATGGATGTTCCACCTCAGGATGTTATTACAAAGGATAACATATCAATAAAAGTGAATGCAGTGGTTTATTTTAGAGTGATTAATCCTTCAAAAGCGGTGCTGGAGGTTGAAGACTATTACTATGCCACAAGCCAAATATCACAGACTACTCTTCGAAGTGTTGCAGGTCAGTTCGAGCTTGATGAAATATTATCCCACAGGGATAAAATAAATCAGGAGCTTCAAAATGTGATTGACAAGCAGACTGATCCTTGGGGAATAAAAGTTAGTTCTGTAGAGATAAAACATATCGATTTACCTATTGAGATGCAGAGGGCAATGGCAAGACAAGCCGAAGCAGAAAGGGAGAGAAGGGCTAAAATTATACATGCGGATGGTGAATTGCAGTCTTCTGAAAAGCTTTCTCAAGCTAGTAAAATTATGGCAGAAAATCCACTTACAATTCAATTAAGGTATTTACAGACATTAACGGAGATTGCATCGGAAAAAAATTCAACAATAGTTTTCCCTCTTCCAATTGAATTACTCAGAGCTTTTGGATTGAAAGTAGAAAAAGAGCAATAA
- the gmk gene encoding guanylate kinase, translating to MFKKGKLFVVSAPSGAGKTTLCNKLLQAYDDLIYSVSYTTRPPRFDEIDGKDYFFITVGKFKEMVDNDEFIEWAEVHGNYYGTSRTFIEENLKKGKNIILDIDPQGARQLKSKLNMGIYIFIIAPSIKDLRDRLYNRRTESEEKINIRLMNAKKEVAYYKDYDYIIVNRDIVSSYKELESIYIAEHLKTTDIERIEDIFNMED from the coding sequence ATGTTTAAAAAAGGTAAGCTTTTTGTTGTAAGTGCCCCAAGTGGTGCTGGTAAAACTACTTTGTGCAATAAATTATTACAGGCATACGATGATCTTATTTATTCTGTATCTTATACGACAAGACCCCCCAGATTTGATGAGATAGATGGAAAAGACTATTTTTTTATAACAGTTGGAAAATTTAAAGAGATGGTTGATAATGATGAATTTATTGAGTGGGCGGAAGTGCATGGAAACTATTACGGCACATCGAGAACCTTCATTGAAGAAAATTTGAAAAAAGGTAAAAATATCATACTTGACATAGATCCACAGGGAGCAAGACAGCTGAAATCAAAGCTAAACATGGGGATCTATATTTTTATCATTGCTCCATCTATTAAAGATCTTAGAGATCGTCTATACAATAGAAGAACAGAATCGGAGGAAAAAATAAATATCAGACTTATGAACGCAAAAAAAGAGGTTGCATACTACAAAGATTATGATTATATAATAGTAAATAGGGATATTGTAAGTTCTTACAAAGAACTTGAAAGCATATATATCGCAGAACATTTAAAAACTACAGATATAGAAAGGATAGAAGATATTTTTAACATGGAGGATTAG
- the rpoZ gene encoding DNA-directed RNA polymerase subunit omega: MAIVDIEKGIKNEFVKSRFRLVLMASQRARELINMKENTLPQQDNKYQKPTTIALAEIVERKIKPVLVNE, from the coding sequence ATGGCTATTGTAGATATTGAAAAAGGTATTAAAAATGAGTTTGTAAAAAGTAGATTTAGGCTTGTTTTAATGGCAAGCCAAAGGGCAAGAGAATTAATCAATATGAAAGAAAATACTCTCCCACAGCAGGACAATAAATATCAAAAACCCACAACGATAGCTTTGGCAGAAATTGTTGAGAGAAAAATTAAGCCTGTTTTAGTAAATGAGTAA
- a CDS encoding OmpA family protein, translating into MTPLGLFVISTAIVIALGSIKEDKSDKVCLLADDDGKVGKILVKNETTEKVIDKVKYLIEIKDNKISDPTKIDEKELEKRYGKLLQAEAKRPKTFILYFETGSDQLTEESINMTKEIINEIKNRENPELEIIGHTDSVGEKEANYLLGLKRAESVKNILTSQGVDTGMEIELSSLGEDNPLIPMPDETPEPKNRRVEVVVK; encoded by the coding sequence ATGACACCTCTTGGATTATTTGTAATCAGCACAGCTATTGTTATAGCATTAGGCTCTATAAAAGAAGATAAATCTGACAAAGTTTGTCTTTTGGCGGATGATGATGGTAAAGTCGGAAAAATTCTAGTAAAAAATGAGACAACAGAAAAAGTAATTGATAAAGTGAAATACTTAATTGAAATTAAAGACAATAAAATTTCTGATCCAACAAAAATAGATGAAAAAGAATTAGAAAAACGTTATGGTAAGTTATTACAAGCAGAAGCAAAAAGACCTAAGACATTTATTCTCTATTTTGAAACCGGAAGCGATCAATTAACTGAGGAAAGTATTAATATGACAAAAGAAATAATTAATGAAATAAAAAATAGAGAAAATCCTGAGTTAGAAATTATTGGTCACACAGATAGTGTTGGTGAAAAGGAAGCAAATTATCTGCTCGGTTTAAAAAGAGCTGAATCGGTAAAAAATATTTTAACGTCTCAAGGTGTAGATACAGGTATGGAGATTGAATTGTCTTCATTAGGGGAAGATAATCCCTTGATACCAATGCCCGATGAAACGCCAGAACCTAAAAATAGAAGGGTTGAGGTTGTAGTGAAATAA
- a CDS encoding YicC/YloC family endoribonuclease gives MIKSMTGYAKVVENFDPCMIKVEIKTLNNKYLDSKIKLPRLFNHLEIKIINLLKDKLDRGKIDLNVDIIYNKTPKIPSINNDLLAAIIKMLNTIRSLHNIDDSIKLEHLLHFNDVLNFYEDDELEEEISKYILLSVEQAIDKLDEMRSFEGEMLRKDILQKLDTLYNIINTIEEKKDRILEDLFEKIKNKIELLLKDEPDKNRVYQEAAMYAERSDIEEEVTRIKSHILHFKKIVENEYPVGKKLDFMCQELYREFNTIGSKSSSTEIINMVVDGKNIVDKLREQVQNIV, from the coding sequence ATGATTAAAAGTATGACCGGATATGCAAAAGTTGTTGAAAATTTTGACCCATGTATGATTAAGGTAGAAATAAAAACACTAAATAACAAATACTTAGATAGCAAAATAAAACTTCCAAGATTATTCAACCATCTTGAAATAAAGATTATAAATCTTCTAAAAGATAAGCTTGATAGGGGGAAAATAGATTTAAACGTAGATATCATATACAACAAAACCCCTAAAATACCAAGTATTAACAATGACTTACTTGCAGCAATAATCAAAATGTTAAACACTATAAGATCATTGCATAATATCGATGATTCAATTAAATTAGAGCATCTACTGCATTTTAACGATGTGTTAAATTTCTATGAAGATGATGAGCTTGAGGAGGAGATCTCAAAGTATATATTGTTATCTGTAGAACAGGCTATTGATAAGCTAGATGAAATGAGAAGTTTTGAAGGTGAAATGCTTAGAAAAGATATTTTACAAAAACTCGATACACTATACAATATAATAAACACAATAGAAGAAAAAAAAGATCGCATCTTAGAAGATTTGTTTGAAAAAATAAAAAATAAAATCGAACTATTGTTAAAAGACGAACCTGATAAAAATAGAGTGTATCAGGAAGCAGCCATGTATGCAGAGAGATCAGACATTGAAGAAGAGGTTACAAGAATTAAGTCACATATTTTACATTTTAAAAAGATAGTTGAAAATGAGTATCCAGTTGGTAAAAAATTAGATTTTATGTGTCAGGAGTTATATCGAGAGTTTAACACGATCGGTAGTAAAAGTAGTAGTACAGAAATAATTAATATGGTAGTTGACGGAAAAAACATTGTTGACAAGCTTAGGGAACAGGTACAGAATATAGTATAA
- a CDS encoding CsgG/HfaB family protein, whose protein sequence is MNYLKYLVVFTVFFLFACAQPPKVDPGALQITPADQEQVQIPTVCQPQYQGKKYKVAVVDFANNTGFGDMKAVNTQIQGQSQTTTKSAAVAGVVVGPGAAGIGYAGVSQRDHKYSADINTFYREIAPNLGQYAQSAVEDAIMQIGGVQVFTRQQVGKVLQEQGFQMNMADPNTVAKFGKISGVDYIITGTVDLIKAHYVQRTNTNTNTGNAWMNLALSVAKAAADAATVGWNVNTEMTVQLIDASTGQLVLSKKVKGRELAGEQPAFNPELVVNAAKKAFGESVDDIKPEFSELFGSKAYVNQLRGGKQIALISLGKADGIQPGQKVEAYEFMEISDFMTKKTSCQKTKIDVEMVVSNQVDENAAWVKVDGKPENVKRIKIGTLVKRAPLEGQSTLKKLF, encoded by the coding sequence ATGAATTATTTGAAGTATCTCGTAGTATTCACAGTATTTTTTCTTTTTGCATGTGCTCAACCACCAAAGGTAGATCCAGGGGCGCTGCAAATTACACCTGCTGATCAAGAACAGGTGCAGATCCCAACAGTTTGTCAACCTCAGTATCAGGGTAAAAAGTATAAGGTGGCAGTGGTTGATTTTGCCAATAACACTGGATTTGGGGATATGAAAGCGGTAAACACTCAAATACAGGGACAATCTCAAACCACTACAAAATCTGCTGCAGTTGCTGGTGTCGTCGTGGGACCAGGTGCTGCTGGGATAGGATATGCTGGGGTATCACAGAGGGATCACAAATATTCAGCAGACATAAACACATTTTATCGTGAAATAGCTCCAAATTTAGGTCAGTATGCCCAATCTGCGGTGGAAGATGCAATTATGCAGATAGGTGGAGTTCAGGTATTCACCAGACAGCAGGTAGGAAAAGTACTTCAGGAGCAAGGTTTTCAGATGAATATGGCAGATCCAAATACTGTTGCAAAATTTGGTAAAATCTCTGGTGTAGACTATATTATAACTGGTACAGTGGATCTAATTAAAGCTCATTATGTTCAGCGTACTAATACGAATACTAATACCGGTAATGCCTGGATGAACCTGGCTTTAAGCGTAGCAAAAGCTGCTGCGGATGCTGCTACTGTAGGTTGGAATGTCAATACAGAGATGACAGTACAACTTATTGATGCATCTACAGGGCAATTAGTACTCAGTAAAAAAGTTAAAGGTAGAGAGCTTGCCGGTGAACAACCTGCATTCAATCCTGAATTAGTTGTTAACGCTGCCAAAAAAGCTTTTGGAGAGTCTGTTGATGATATAAAGCCAGAATTTTCCGAACTTTTCGGCAGTAAGGCTTATGTTAATCAATTGAGAGGTGGAAAGCAAATAGCTCTTATCAGTCTTGGTAAAGCTGATGGGATTCAACCAGGCCAAAAAGTAGAAGCATACGAATTTATGGAAATTTCAGACTTTATGACTAAAAAAACAAGCTGCCAAAAAACAAAAATAGATGTGGAAATGGTAGTTTCAAATCAGGTTGATGAAAATGCTGCATGGGTTAAAGTAGATGGTAAACCGGAAAATGTAAAAAGAATCAAAATAGGAACCCTCGTAAAAAGAGCACCACTTGAAGGGCAAAGTACTCTAAAAAAATTGTTTTAA
- a CDS encoding FecR family protein, protein MRLSLIIVLFLFTLNNLFAEVESIGKIKSLKGTVSIIRNGSSITAKLGTKLQVKDEIVTSRNSDCSILFKDNTMISLDENTTYIIVAYNYNPKKSNYELKGEVKTGKILFNSGKIPKIASNNVNIKTPSAIIGVKGTKFVMEVNK, encoded by the coding sequence ATGAGACTATCTTTAATAATTGTACTCTTCTTATTTACATTAAATAACCTTTTTGCTGAAGTAGAATCGATCGGCAAAATAAAGTCTCTAAAAGGAACAGTCTCAATTATCAGAAATGGTAGTAGTATCACTGCCAAATTAGGAACAAAATTACAGGTTAAAGATGAGATAGTTACAAGTAGAAATTCAGATTGTAGTATATTATTCAAAGATAATACTATGATATCTCTGGATGAAAATACTACTTACATTATAGTAGCCTATAATTATAACCCCAAAAAATCAAATTATGAACTTAAAGGGGAAGTAAAAACTGGAAAAATACTTTTTAATTCAGGTAAAATACCAAAGATAGCTTCAAATAACGTAAATATCAAAACACCTTCAGCTATCATTGGTGTAAAAGGCACTAAATTTGTTATGGAGGTGAATAAATGA
- a CDS encoding FeoA family protein yields MRLVDGKINNIYIVESIEISDKDALNKISSMGILPGTELILLQKKPTLVFKVYNSRFAIDNFLGEKIYVRTL; encoded by the coding sequence ATGAGATTGGTAGATGGAAAGATAAATAATATATATATAGTGGAATCAATAGAAATTAGCGATAAAGATGCACTGAATAAAATAAGCTCTATGGGTATTTTACCAGGAACAGAGTTGATTTTATTACAAAAGAAACCTACATTAGTTTTTAAAGTGTACAACAGTAGATTTGCCATAGATAATTTCTTAGGAGAAAAAATATATGTCAGAACGCTTTGA
- a CDS encoding flagellar assembly protein T N-terminal domain-containing protein → MKKILIVMLFLLLPIFLVHSKTVTATGEANIVNGDVASAKFQAIARAKWAALEAAAGVQVKVETVIQNSQLVDEAIKNEVKGVVDKYKIIDEGKDGDVYWVKISADVSPAEAAKAVSIFAKNTSVAVYIPVIFPDRNVDETTALSEKVINELSSQGLDVVDVASLGTKYSLTEIENALRTNNFGAFRNVAYQFLSGAILIGKVDTTLSAQQGKNIGYGVSLPFNVVTGRLTYRLIGDKDGKKVIVASGYVSGRGQGPTPEDATHNMLENLASNVSNELISTVVENIKGQNKKTIEVVLAGNTNLNNLLELKNDLQYISWVLNVTDKGVDKVLVEYPEKSIYLANAIKNLNKYELKTFDKYRIVIEKIR, encoded by the coding sequence ATGAAAAAAATTCTAATTGTTATGCTATTTTTGCTATTACCCATATTCTTGGTTCATAGCAAAACAGTTACTGCCACAGGAGAAGCCAACATTGTAAATGGTGATGTTGCTTCAGCTAAATTTCAGGCTATAGCAAGGGCCAAATGGGCTGCATTGGAAGCAGCTGCAGGAGTACAGGTAAAGGTAGAAACAGTAATCCAAAACTCTCAGCTTGTGGATGAGGCGATAAAAAATGAGGTTAAGGGTGTGGTAGATAAGTATAAAATAATTGATGAAGGAAAAGATGGCGACGTCTATTGGGTTAAAATTTCTGCAGATGTATCCCCAGCGGAAGCTGCAAAAGCAGTAAGTATTTTTGCTAAAAACACTTCTGTGGCAGTTTATATTCCTGTAATATTTCCAGACAGGAATGTTGACGAAACAACAGCCCTTTCAGAAAAAGTTATCAATGAACTATCATCCCAGGGTCTCGATGTGGTGGATGTTGCATCTCTGGGAACAAAATACTCCCTTACAGAGATAGAAAATGCACTAAGAACTAATAATTTCGGTGCTTTTAGAAATGTTGCATATCAGTTTTTATCTGGTGCTATATTGATAGGTAAAGTAGATACAACACTTTCCGCACAGCAGGGAAAAAATATTGGATACGGAGTTTCATTACCTTTCAACGTAGTTACTGGAAGATTAACATATAGATTGATAGGTGATAAAGATGGTAAAAAAGTGATTGTTGCAAGTGGATATGTATCAGGAAGAGGGCAGGGCCCAACACCTGAAGATGCCACCCACAACATGCTCGAAAACCTTGCATCCAATGTTTCTAATGAATTAATTTCAACAGTTGTAGAAAATATAAAGGGACAAAATAAGAAAACCATCGAAGTGGTTCTTGCCGGAAATACGAACTTAAATAATTTGTTAGAGCTAAAAAATGACTTACAATATATTAGTTGGGTACTAAATGTAACTGATAAAGGTGTTGACAAAGTATTGGTTGAATATCCTGAAAAATCTATTTATCTGGCGAATGCAATAAAAAATCTAAATAAATACGAATTGAAAACATTCGATAAATATAGAATTGTAATCGAAAAAATCAGATAG
- a CDS encoding SoxR reducing system RseC family protein: MSERFENIGKVIKVYGGGKVDILVQQLSVCASCHASCSMAGEKAEKIFTVNTNLDLKEGDTVKVSIDNLSVKKSAIISYLIPTAILVLFATILQYLGAKDILIAFSSLGVLVLYFLILKFILKNKQINITVEKIN; encoded by the coding sequence ATGTCAGAACGCTTTGAAAATATTGGTAAAGTCATAAAAGTTTATGGTGGAGGAAAGGTTGATATTCTTGTTCAGCAGCTTTCTGTTTGTGCATCCTGCCATGCATCCTGCAGCATGGCAGGTGAAAAAGCTGAAAAGATATTTACGGTAAATACTAACTTAGACCTAAAAGAAGGTGACACGGTAAAGGTGTCTATCGATAACTTAAGCGTAAAAAAATCGGCAATAATATCATATCTAATACCTACAGCAATACTCGTTTTGTTTGCTACGATTCTACAATATTTAGGGGCAAAAGATATTTTAATAGCCTTCAGCTCGCTGGGTGTATTGGTTTTGTATTTTTTGATTCTCAAGTTTATTTTGAAAAACAAACAAATTAATATTACAGTAGAAAAAATAAATTAA
- the coaBC gene encoding bifunctional phosphopantothenoylcysteine decarboxylase/phosphopantothenate--cysteine ligase CoaBC, which translates to MSNILIGITGGIAAYKIPQLCRHFLLNGHNVKVIMTENATKFISPLTFESLTGNRVYTDDFEIYIEPESIKHISLSDWADIFIIAPASANTIGKFANGIADNLLTSSILAYDSAKPIVVAPAMNSKMYRNKIFQRNLEVLKENGFHIIEPISGILACKDEGVGKMVEPEDIYLYCKKFLKKSDILKGKRVLVTAGPTIEYIDPVRFISNRSSGKMGFAIAESAFENGADVTLISGPTLIKTFVDRKEVLSADEMYSEVINKISEIDILIMAAAVADYKVENYSEEKIKKNSENLTLKLVKNKDILKEASKFKKDNQIFVGFAAESHNVEENAINKMKEKKLDLIVANDISRKDIGFDSNDNEVTIYFSSGDKLKIDKMDKKKVADKIIKIISDLIK; encoded by the coding sequence ATGAGTAATATACTTATTGGTATCACTGGAGGGATTGCGGCCTATAAAATCCCCCAGCTCTGTAGACACTTTTTACTTAATGGCCACAATGTAAAAGTAATCATGACGGAAAATGCTACCAAATTTATCTCTCCACTTACTTTCGAATCACTAACCGGTAATAGAGTATATACAGATGATTTTGAAATATACATTGAGCCGGAAAGTATTAAACATATAAGCCTATCCGACTGGGCTGATATTTTTATCATTGCCCCAGCTTCTGCAAATACGATCGGTAAATTTGCAAATGGCATAGCTGACAATCTGCTAACCTCTTCAATACTAGCATATGATAGTGCTAAGCCTATAGTAGTTGCTCCAGCGATGAACAGTAAAATGTACAGAAATAAAATATTTCAGAGAAATCTGGAAGTATTAAAAGAAAATGGCTTTCATATCATAGAACCTATTTCGGGAATCCTTGCATGTAAGGATGAAGGGGTAGGGAAGATGGTGGAGCCAGAAGATATTTACCTTTATTGTAAAAAATTTTTAAAAAAATCTGACATTTTAAAGGGTAAAAGGGTACTTGTTACAGCTGGCCCCACAATTGAATACATAGACCCCGTAAGATTTATTTCAAATAGATCAAGTGGTAAAATGGGTTTCGCAATTGCAGAATCAGCCTTTGAAAATGGAGCTGATGTTACCTTAATCTCTGGACCTACACTTATCAAAACTTTTGTTGATAGAAAAGAAGTTTTATCTGCTGATGAAATGTATTCGGAAGTAATAAATAAAATAAGTGAAATTGATATATTGATTATGGCTGCAGCTGTGGCAGATTACAAAGTAGAAAACTATAGTGAAGAAAAGATCAAGAAGAATTCGGAAAATCTTACGTTAAAACTTGTAAAAAATAAAGATATACTTAAAGAAGCATCCAAATTCAAAAAAGATAATCAGATTTTCGTAGGATTTGCAGCAGAATCTCACAATGTCGAGGAAAATGCAATCAATAAAATGAAGGAAAAGAAGCTTGATCTGATAGTTGCAAATGATATTTCAAGAAAAGATATAGGTTTTGATTCTAATGATAATGAAGTCACGATATATTTTAGCTCTGGAGATAAATTAAAAATCGATAAGATGGATAAAAAGAAAGTAGCCGATAAAATAATAAAAATAATTTCTGATTTAATAAAATGA